From the genome of Paracidovorax avenae:
CGGCTTTGCTTACAACGATATCACGCAACGTGGCATTCGTGCCCGAATTAACACGCTCCCATCGATCCTCCTTTAAGAAGAATACCTCTCCTTTTTGACCTGCAGATAATACCTTCCCAGCTCGACCATTGATCGCATTTGTTCTGGTTTGAATATCTGTTTTTTTCAAAGCCTCCGACCAGGACGCGCCCTCCTCCCTATAGTCTGCTGCGTGCTTTGAGTTCAAACCTTTATCAAGCAACTCCCAATTGTTCTTTCCATTCCTTCTGAATATACACCCCACAGTCCCAGCCGCATAAAGCTTCCCATCGATGAGACGAAGTTGAGACATGACACCACCACCTTCGGTGGGGGGAGGAGGCAAGGTTTCATCGTACTGATCTCCTCCCTTTTGCAAAAATCCAACCACAGAGTTGAATCTAGGAAGCAAGCACGTTGCCCGCAGCGGCTCTTCGGCCGTTTCTCTGCGAATGCAGACCGAAGTCACCTCCATATTTCTATCTTGAAATACGAAATTTCCAGCCCGATAACCTGTTATACGTGCATGAAAATATTCTCCATCTGGAATTTCATCAAGCCTTGAGGAGAACACATACGTGTCTTTCTCGACGATTTTTCCACTAAGAAACTTTAGCGAAGGAAGTTTTTTCTTCATTTAGAAATCAATCTTTCCAGGAGTTCTTCGACCAACATATCCCCCCATTTTCTCGATTGTTATTCCGCTGCGTCCACTTGGATCAGCCCTTAGAAGCCTATCATCTTCAAAACCTAGCTTCTCATGATGTGCCCTCATCGCCTGAAGCAAGGTTTCTTCATCACAGCCTGTGACCTCCGAAATCACCTTGGAAGCTAACTTTTCAAGCTCAATTAGAGTTGCAGTGAACTGGGGTTTGTTTTTCGTCCCTATCGATCGCTCTTCGGGATCATAGTTCTGATGAACCTCATCGTGGTCATCTGAAGAAAGGCAAATACATAGACCCTTGCCCTCGTCCATATTGGCGTAGTAGTACCCGCCCTTGTACAGATCACCAACCACGGGAATGGATTCTCGCGCCGTATTGATCGCGTCATCGAGGGGCGGGATGTTCGTCCATTTGCCGCGACTGCCGGGGGTCCGCCACGCCCTGTCAGGCACCATATGGTGCGCCTTCCCGCCCTTGCACTCGGTCGCCCGCTGGCTATACGGAAACGTCTTGCACTTCTGGTCCTTGTCTTGGTTGTCGCGATAGACCTGCGTGGCCACGTTCGCGGCGGACTTGATCCCCGAAGCCAGTGCCGCTGAAGCAGCCGCTGCCGCAGCTCCCCGCGTGCCAGGCCGGCGCCCCCCGCGCGGAAAATCCGGGTCCAACGTACCGGCGCCCGCACCCGCTCCCATCGCGGGCATCCCTCCTGCCCCCGTCAACACGGCCCCCTCGGCCATCCCGCCCTGCACGGCCGGGTTCATCGGCAAAAACATCGGCGCCCCTTCCTTTTTCTTTCTTTCCTCGTCAGCTCTTGTGGTTGTGGCTCATCAGGTCCAGGTGCCGGGGCACGTTGTAGCCCTCCACGAACACATTGGGTGACCAGCTCACGAAGTACGCCTTGCCCTTGATGACGTTGGAGACCACGCCTTTCTTGAAGGCTTCGGTGGCGGGTTCGTTGCCGGTGCTGGTGGCGATGCGGCTCTTGTCGCGCAGGGCGCACGGGGCGCCGTACATGAGCACGGAGGTGGAGCCATTCTCCAGATGCTTGATGAACGCGGTGTTCGGGTACGGAATGGGTATGCCGATGCGCGGCGGCTTGGGCGGGCTGCCGCACACGTCGGGAAAGGCGCAGGCGCTCTTGCCCTGCGCGGAGGCCTTGCCGGCGATGGATCGGTCGTTGGCGTAGATCTTGAACATGGTCGGTGTGGTGCGGTGCGTTCCGGGACGTGTGCGTGCGTGGCGCCAAGCCGGCGGTCAGGGCTGGTAGGGGCCGAAGCCCAGGAGCAGCGCGCTGCGCTCGCCTTCCTCTTCGCTGGCCAGCAGGGCGAGGGCCACGGTGGCGGGGCTGTAGCCCTTGTGCATGGCGGCGTAGGCCGCCGCGAGGGCCAGGGGGCCGGCCGCGGCGCCGGTCTCGCCCAGACTGTCGGCCAGGCACCACTGCGGGGTGGCGGATACCGCGGCGCGCTCGCAGGCCAGCGCCATTTCCTTGGCGCGGTGGTGGCTGTGGAGGTGGCTGCAGATGCGCAGCCCGACCTGGGCAGCGCCCGTGCCCTGTGCATCGATGGGTGCCAGCGCCCCGCGGATGGCTTCCATCAGCGCCTGCCCGTGCACGGGCAGGTCGCTGTCCGGCAGCGCGGCTTCGCGTGTCACGCTGTACCCCATGCAGTAGAGCGCGGGCGCTGCGACGGGTTTGGCGTAGGGATGCGGCGGGGGCGCGGGCGGGGCCTGCAGCGCGGCGCGGTTGCTGAACCGGGGTGGAATGCGTTCCACCTGGTCGGGCCGGCCCAGCAGGAGCGCGCAGGCCGCCTCGCCCGGGATGTAGCCTTCCATGCGGTCGGTGGCCAGGATGCGGCCCCGCGCATGCAAGGCGCCCAGGGTGTGGAAGTCCGCCAGGCTGTCCACGCCGGCCAGCAGCACGACCGGGTGCTGCTGCAGCAACTCGAATGCGTGGTGCATGGCCATGCCGATGGCGGCCTGCCCATAGGCATACACGGCGGATTGCGGCGCGAAGCGGCAGCGCAGGCGGGCCATGAGGCCGTCCATGAGCGGCGCATCCAGGTCGGTGGGGCGGCCGGGGCGGGTGATTTCCGAAGCGCAGACCAGCAGGGGCACCGCGGCCGCGTCGATGAACGGCAGGCCGTGCGCGCACTCGCGCACGGCGCGGGCCAGCAGTTCCACCTGCCGGTGGACCGGATGGCGCTCGGGGTCGTGGCCTGGCGGCATATGCGCGCCGTCCGGTGTCTCCGCGTGTGCCGGCAGTTCCACGCGGGCGGCC
Proteins encoded in this window:
- a CDS encoding DUF4150 domain-containing protein; the encoded protein is MFKIYANDRSIAGKASAQGKSACAFPDVCGSPPKPPRIGIPIPYPNTAFIKHLENGSTSVLMYGAPCALRDKSRIATSTGNEPATEAFKKGVVSNVIKGKAYFVSWSPNVFVEGYNVPRHLDLMSHNHKS